One stretch of Pontiella desulfatans DNA includes these proteins:
- a CDS encoding carbohydrate-binding family 9-like protein, which yields MKKESPNHIVIPYVNGVPDHSFWGCVSAQGLGYSADVSGVPRETAEVRFAWNACGLFVRAALEDSFVVASDRRNEQLHFETGDVFELFVKPPSDDYYWEMYATPFGNKSTLFFPREREGMTVENFLRDHSFHGLEVAAEITDSGWSAEMLVPARELTTFGAEWTAGTEWTVLCGRYNYNNDKRMDPELSMWPRVSKTNYHLTAEYALLVLGEGE from the coding sequence ATGAAGAAAGAGAGTCCAAATCATATCGTAATCCCGTACGTCAATGGCGTTCCGGATCACTCGTTTTGGGGATGCGTCTCTGCGCAGGGCTTGGGGTATAGTGCCGATGTCAGCGGGGTGCCGCGTGAAACGGCGGAAGTACGGTTCGCTTGGAATGCCTGCGGTTTGTTTGTTCGTGCTGCGTTGGAGGATTCTTTTGTGGTTGCTTCGGATCGGCGCAACGAACAACTGCATTTTGAGACGGGCGATGTATTCGAACTCTTTGTAAAACCGCCGAGCGACGACTATTATTGGGAAATGTACGCCACACCCTTCGGCAATAAATCCACCCTTTTCTTTCCTCGTGAGCGCGAGGGCATGACGGTGGAAAATTTTCTGCGGGATCACAGCTTCCATGGATTGGAAGTCGCTGCGGAAATTACGGACAGCGGATGGAGTGCGGAAATGTTGGTGCCGGCCCGTGAACTGACAACATTCGGTGCAGAATGGACTGCGGGCACCGAGTGGACAGTTTTGTGCGGACGCTATAATTATAACAATGATAAACGGATGGACCCGGAGCTGAGTATGTGGCCGCGAGTCTCAAAAACGAATTATCACCTGACGGCGGAATATGCGCTGCTGGTGCTGGGGGAAGGAGAATAG
- a CDS encoding sodium:solute symporter family protein, translating into MDVVERVGVPMTTLDWSIIGVFFVIVIGIGVWQSRQAGKSSADFFLGGRGMPWWLLGVSMVACTFSADTPNLVCGLVREGGVAKNWFWWAFLITGMVTVFIYAKLWRRSGVMTDLEFYELRYGGKPASFLRGFRAVYLGVFFNVLIMATVTLAIIKYGQLLFGIPKWQCVVFGSVGVVIYATLGGIKGCIWADFFQYSIAMFGAVWAAIHSVKEAGIAATGAAEGFGLAGLLEHANVADKLNIFPDFNDPNLWVPMLLMPLAVQWWAAWYPGAEPGGGGYIAQRMLSAKDEKNAVGATLFFNFAHYALRPWPWIIVALASLVVYPEVADISSTFGHVDESIIGHDIAYPAMISKLSPGFLGLVIASIIAAYMSTIGTHLNWGSSYAVNDFYKRFVNKEATEKEMVRMGRICTVALMILAGALSLALTDATQAFNLLLLSGAGSGAIYLLRWFWWRINAYSEIFAMVFTTVVAVVLTFAFNGEREALLDIQFGDFLLAGGSVKFLIAVLGTTIAWIVGTLVTPPESEDTLRTFYRKCQPGGPGWKKLIDKAVSEGDMIDGEEHGKAWEVPLEILCVFIGCAFVYCSLFCIGSFIYGATVRGIILGAVAAGSAIFLFSVWGRLHTHESKSNNV; encoded by the coding sequence ATGGATGTTGTTGAACGGGTAGGGGTGCCAATGACCACGCTGGACTGGTCAATCATCGGTGTGTTTTTTGTGATCGTGATTGGAATCGGTGTATGGCAATCGCGACAGGCGGGCAAGAGCTCTGCCGATTTTTTCCTCGGAGGCCGTGGCATGCCCTGGTGGTTGCTGGGGGTGTCGATGGTGGCCTGCACTTTTTCTGCCGACACACCGAATCTCGTTTGCGGACTCGTCCGCGAAGGGGGCGTTGCAAAAAACTGGTTCTGGTGGGCCTTTCTTATTACCGGTATGGTGACGGTGTTTATCTATGCCAAGCTTTGGCGCCGTTCCGGAGTGATGACGGACCTGGAATTCTACGAGTTGCGCTATGGCGGAAAACCAGCCTCTTTTCTGCGCGGCTTCCGGGCGGTTTATCTGGGGGTCTTTTTTAATGTGCTGATCATGGCGACCGTAACGCTGGCCATTATCAAATACGGCCAGCTCCTGTTTGGTATTCCGAAATGGCAGTGTGTGGTGTTCGGTTCGGTTGGCGTTGTCATTTATGCTACGCTAGGCGGCATCAAAGGCTGCATCTGGGCCGACTTTTTCCAGTATTCCATCGCGATGTTCGGGGCGGTCTGGGCGGCGATCCACTCCGTCAAGGAGGCTGGAATTGCCGCAACAGGTGCAGCCGAAGGTTTTGGTCTTGCCGGACTGCTGGAACATGCCAACGTTGCGGATAAACTGAATATTTTTCCGGACTTCAACGATCCCAATCTGTGGGTGCCGATGCTGCTGATGCCCCTGGCAGTGCAGTGGTGGGCGGCGTGGTATCCCGGTGCCGAGCCCGGTGGCGGGGGCTATATTGCCCAGCGTATGCTTTCAGCCAAGGATGAAAAGAATGCGGTGGGGGCAACGCTCTTCTTCAACTTCGCGCACTATGCCCTGCGCCCCTGGCCGTGGATCATCGTAGCGCTTGCATCGCTGGTGGTCTATCCCGAGGTGGCCGATATTTCCAGCACCTTCGGGCACGTCGATGAAAGCATCATCGGCCATGATATTGCCTATCCGGCGATGATCTCCAAGCTTAGTCCGGGCTTCCTCGGTCTTGTGATTGCATCAATTATTGCGGCCTACATGTCGACCATCGGTACGCACCTGAACTGGGGTTCGTCCTATGCCGTGAATGATTTCTATAAACGTTTCGTAAATAAAGAAGCGACAGAAAAAGAGATGGTGCGTATGGGCCGCATCTGCACCGTTGCGCTGATGATCCTGGCAGGGGCTTTATCGCTTGCGCTGACCGATGCCACACAGGCGTTCAACCTGCTGCTGTTGTCCGGTGCCGGTTCGGGAGCGATTTATCTGTTGCGCTGGTTCTGGTGGCGTATTAATGCCTACAGTGAAATTTTTGCGATGGTCTTCACGACCGTGGTGGCGGTCGTATTGACCTTTGCCTTTAACGGCGAGCGCGAGGCACTGCTGGATATTCAGTTCGGTGATTTTCTGCTGGCCGGCGGCAGTGTGAAATTCCTGATTGCGGTGCTTGGCACCACCATCGCCTGGATCGTCGGTACACTGGTGACGCCGCCGGAATCTGAGGATACATTACGCACGTTTTACCGTAAGTGCCAACCCGGCGGACCCGGTTGGAAAAAGCTGATTGATAAGGCGGTTTCCGAGGGAGACATGATCGACGGCGAAGAGCATGGCAAGGCCTGGGAAGTGCCGCTTGAAATTCTCTGTGTATTTATCGGCTGTGCATTTGTCTACTGCTCCCTGTTCTGTATCGGAAGTTTCATCTATGGAGCGACGGTTCGCGGCATTATATTAGGTGCAGTGGCTGCCGGTTCGGCGATCTTCCTGTTTTCAGTATGGGGTCGACTCCATACGCATGAATCGAAATCGAACAACGTATGA
- a CDS encoding sulfatase family protein, with protein MIKKTLAVIVLLSGYVQASSRPNIVWIFSDDHSYQTIGAYGGRLQSLNPSPNIDRVAREGMRFDRCYVGNSICGPSRATLLTGKHSHMNGKYDNRGKFDHDQQQFQKILQQHGYQTVMVGKIHLNGNMQGFDYWEVLPGQGKYNNPDFITEEGKTSYEGHVTDITADKALEWLKTRRDPDKPFMLMMHQKAPHRNWTPAERHMVKYADIEIPEPDNLFDDYATRGAAAHGQDMSIETTMRMEKDLKVGGRFAKPGSQFYARNEWYATNKPEGRDLVRWKYQLYMKDFMRCTWGVDETVGRLLEYLEETGLDKNTVVMYSSDQGFYMGEHGWFDKRFMYEESFRTPLVVRWPGVVKPGSVNTDLVQNIDFAETFLDLAGIDAPEDMQGESIVPLLKGDAPEDWRTSLYYHYYEYPGAHSVRRHEGVAGKRFKLIRFYGKDVPDGEEWEFYDLEQDPAEMNNVYASSEYAAQIKKLKAELKHLKEHYAVPDEPPAQGREKKKAN; from the coding sequence ATGATTAAAAAAACATTAGCTGTCATTGTGCTGTTGTCGGGATATGTTCAGGCTTCGTCACGCCCTAATATCGTCTGGATTTTTTCGGATGACCATTCCTATCAAACAATCGGTGCATATGGTGGGCGGTTGCAGTCGTTAAACCCCTCGCCGAATATTGATCGGGTTGCGCGCGAAGGTATGCGTTTCGATCGTTGCTATGTGGGTAATTCCATCTGCGGCCCCAGCCGGGCCACGCTACTGACCGGTAAGCACAGTCATATGAATGGGAAATATGACAACCGGGGAAAATTCGATCACGATCAGCAGCAGTTTCAGAAGATTCTGCAACAGCATGGTTATCAGACGGTGATGGTCGGTAAGATTCACCTGAACGGAAACATGCAGGGGTTTGATTACTGGGAGGTATTGCCCGGTCAGGGAAAATATAATAATCCCGACTTCATTACGGAAGAAGGCAAGACCTCCTACGAAGGACACGTCACCGATATCACGGCCGACAAGGCGCTTGAATGGCTGAAGACCCGGCGTGATCCGGACAAACCCTTCATGCTGATGATGCATCAGAAGGCGCCGCATCGTAACTGGACCCCTGCAGAACGTCACATGGTGAAATATGCCGATATTGAGATTCCTGAACCGGATAACCTGTTTGACGATTATGCCACCCGCGGAGCCGCCGCCCACGGGCAGGACATGAGCATTGAAACCACCATGCGTATGGAAAAAGATCTCAAGGTGGGCGGGCGGTTTGCCAAGCCGGGTAGTCAGTTCTATGCGCGCAACGAGTGGTATGCCACCAATAAACCCGAAGGCAGGGATCTGGTGCGCTGGAAATATCAACTCTACATGAAAGATTTCATGCGCTGCACCTGGGGTGTGGATGAAACGGTCGGACGGTTGCTGGAGTATCTCGAAGAAACTGGACTCGATAAGAATACCGTTGTCATGTACTCCTCCGACCAGGGCTTTTATATGGGAGAACACGGCTGGTTCGATAAACGGTTTATGTACGAGGAATCCTTCCGGACACCGCTGGTGGTGCGCTGGCCGGGCGTCGTCAAGCCGGGCTCGGTGAATACAGATCTAGTGCAGAATATCGACTTTGCTGAAACGTTCCTGGATCTCGCCGGCATCGATGCGCCGGAGGATATGCAGGGGGAAAGCATTGTTCCACTGCTGAAGGGGGATGCCCCCGAGGACTGGCGCACATCACTCTATTATCATTATTACGAGTATCCCGGAGCACACAGTGTGCGCCGCCACGAGGGGGTGGCCGGTAAGCGGTTCAAACTGATTCGCTTTTATGGAAAAGATGTGCCGGACGGGGAGGAGTGGGAGTTCTATGACCTGGAGCAGGACCCGGCAGAAATGAACAATGTTTATGCCAGTTCCGAATACGCCGCGCAGATTAAAAAACTCAAGGCAGAGCTGAAACATCTGAAAGAACATTATGCCGTGCCGGATGAACCTCCGGCACAAGGGCGTGAAAAGAAAAAGGCGAACTGA
- a CDS encoding glycoside hydrolase family 2 TIM barrel-domain containing protein: MSKIFIIAGCLTVSAGAYAVEWNDLNVLQVNREAPRATMMAYPDAASALEYDRTASPWFQSLNGEWKFNWVKKPADRPEDFFKPSYDVSSWDAIPVPANWEMEGHGLRWYTNVPYPFKKDPPNAPTQWNPVGSYRREFEVSSDWKNRETYIVFEGVQSAFYLWINGEKVGYSQGSRTPAEFNITKYLKPGKNVLAVEVYRWSDGSYLEGMDFWRLSGIYRDVYLWSTAESHIRDFKVVTDLDDDYRDAVLNVHAELQNPSGSVDAALVDDRGELVASTRMAAAPAINLQLPVNMPAKWTAETPNLYTLLLMLKDPSGKTVEVIPQRVGFREVEIIKNRFCLNGIPILIKGANRHEHHADTGHVMDRESMIRDIQLLKENNFNAVRTAHYPNLPMWYDLCDEYGIMLWDEANLESHGMGYKAASLAKQPEWETAYLDRVVRMVERDKNHAAVITWSMGNEAGDGDNMATCYQWIKENDPTRPVHYERTLMGPNADIVNSMYAAPEKVRKYAEGNGERPYILCEYQHAMGNSNGGAKEYWDLFYEDNPAQGGFVWDWMDQGLRVPVPAAYEGNIGIGPVRDTFFAYGGWWEEQAGVRHDGNFCMNGLLAADQTPHPGLFAMKYQQRNLHVTPVDLKAGKVKLKNWFDFSSASDLLTGSWTIEADGKQIASGDIANLDILPHEEKTVTLDLPKIHPVPGKEYFLTFEFRALERFHPLVEEGHLLAWDQFRLPIGKPAVYSESSGKIKVSDTASAVVLKGDDFVVVFDKKTGVLSSFKSNGKELLLAGGNVELSRAQNDNERRQKPPHNPRWDQAGTKATVESVKVNALGNGARVTVRKLLPEVRAGFAAVYSVYGNGEIVVDVAYYFENTPEFLGPPLRIGMEWQLPAAFEHMSWLGRGGETYADRNFEPVGIYSSTVDDEWTDYSRPQENGNKTEVRWAAFTDTEGKGLLISAQGDPLSIGARHYSQQTMRDSKYSFQMERSDGIFLNIDAVQSGVGGIDSWRTPPMQHYRLRDKTCRYTFRMLPLAGGVHETLARRSAHSPPAMDTVVPDASLLPEIKPRDSRQKGRNKKKKNQ, translated from the coding sequence ATGTCAAAAATTTTCATTATTGCCGGCTGTCTAACAGTTTCAGCGGGAGCCTATGCTGTTGAATGGAATGATCTGAATGTGCTTCAGGTTAACCGGGAAGCACCACGCGCCACGATGATGGCGTATCCGGATGCGGCGTCCGCCTTAGAATACGACCGAACGGCTTCTCCATGGTTCCAGTCGCTGAACGGCGAATGGAAATTTAACTGGGTGAAGAAACCGGCGGATCGTCCTGAGGATTTTTTCAAACCTTCTTATGATGTCAGCAGCTGGGATGCCATTCCGGTCCCGGCAAACTGGGAAATGGAGGGGCACGGACTGCGCTGGTATACCAATGTTCCGTATCCGTTTAAGAAAGATCCGCCGAATGCGCCGACGCAGTGGAATCCTGTCGGCTCCTACCGCCGCGAGTTCGAAGTTTCCAGTGATTGGAAAAACCGCGAAACCTATATTGTTTTCGAGGGGGTGCAGTCCGCTTTTTATCTGTGGATCAATGGCGAAAAGGTGGGCTACTCCCAAGGCAGCCGTACCCCGGCGGAATTCAATATCACGAAATATCTGAAGCCCGGAAAAAACGTGCTGGCTGTTGAGGTCTATCGCTGGAGTGACGGCTCGTATCTGGAGGGGATGGATTTCTGGCGTCTCTCCGGAATCTATCGCGATGTTTATCTTTGGAGTACAGCTGAATCTCACATCCGTGACTTTAAGGTGGTCACGGATCTGGATGATGACTATCGGGATGCCGTGCTGAACGTGCATGCGGAGCTTCAAAATCCGTCCGGATCGGTTGACGCGGCACTGGTGGACGACCGGGGAGAACTGGTTGCAAGCACCCGTATGGCGGCCGCGCCTGCGATTAATTTGCAGCTCCCGGTAAACATGCCCGCCAAATGGACGGCTGAAACCCCGAACCTGTATACCCTGCTTCTGATGCTGAAGGACCCTTCAGGAAAAACGGTTGAAGTGATCCCGCAGCGGGTTGGATTCCGTGAAGTGGAAATTATAAAGAACCGCTTCTGCCTGAACGGTATTCCGATTCTGATCAAAGGCGCCAACCGCCATGAGCATCATGCCGATACCGGACACGTGATGGATCGCGAATCCATGATCCGCGATATCCAGCTGCTCAAGGAAAACAACTTTAACGCCGTTCGCACCGCACACTATCCGAACCTGCCGATGTGGTACGATCTCTGTGACGAGTACGGCATTATGCTCTGGGACGAAGCCAATTTGGAGAGTCACGGCATGGGGTATAAGGCCGCTTCGCTGGCCAAGCAACCCGAATGGGAAACGGCTTATCTCGACCGCGTCGTACGTATGGTGGAGCGTGATAAAAACCACGCGGCTGTCATTACCTGGTCGATGGGGAATGAGGCCGGGGATGGCGATAACATGGCCACCTGTTATCAATGGATCAAGGAAAACGATCCAACCCGCCCCGTTCATTATGAACGCACGCTCATGGGACCCAATGCCGATATCGTCAATTCCATGTATGCCGCGCCGGAAAAAGTGAGGAAATATGCCGAGGGCAATGGTGAGCGGCCGTATATTCTCTGTGAGTATCAGCATGCCATGGGCAACTCCAACGGCGGTGCAAAAGAATACTGGGATCTGTTTTACGAAGATAATCCGGCTCAGGGCGGTTTTGTCTGGGACTGGATGGATCAGGGCCTGCGCGTTCCGGTTCCCGCTGCGTATGAAGGGAATATTGGTATAGGACCTGTTCGTGACACCTTTTTTGCCTACGGCGGCTGGTGGGAAGAGCAGGCCGGGGTCCGGCATGACGGAAACTTCTGTATGAACGGACTGCTTGCCGCCGACCAGACGCCGCACCCGGGACTGTTCGCTATGAAATATCAGCAACGTAATCTGCACGTAACTCCGGTCGATCTGAAAGCCGGAAAAGTGAAACTTAAAAACTGGTTCGATTTTTCATCCGCGTCGGATCTGTTGACCGGAAGCTGGACAATCGAAGCCGACGGAAAGCAGATTGCTTCCGGCGATATTGCGAATCTGGATATTCTGCCCCACGAAGAAAAAACGGTAACGCTTGATCTGCCGAAGATCCATCCGGTGCCCGGAAAAGAGTATTTCCTGACCTTTGAATTCAGGGCGTTAGAGCGCTTTCATCCTTTGGTGGAGGAGGGGCATCTGCTGGCCTGGGACCAGTTCAGGCTGCCGATCGGAAAACCAGCCGTTTATTCCGAATCTTCTGGAAAAATTAAGGTTTCTGATACCGCTTCTGCCGTCGTGTTGAAGGGCGATGACTTTGTGGTGGTTTTCGATAAAAAAACGGGCGTTCTGAGCTCGTTCAAATCGAACGGCAAAGAGCTGCTCCTGGCGGGTGGAAACGTTGAGCTGTCGCGCGCACAGAACGATAACGAACGCCGTCAGAAGCCGCCCCATAATCCGCGCTGGGATCAGGCGGGTACTAAAGCGACGGTTGAGTCGGTTAAAGTGAATGCGCTTGGCAATGGTGCGCGCGTTACGGTACGCAAACTGTTGCCGGAAGTCCGTGCCGGTTTTGCCGCGGTTTATAGCGTCTACGGCAACGGCGAAATCGTCGTTGATGTTGCGTATTATTTTGAAAATACACCGGAATTTCTAGGACCGCCATTGCGGATCGGTATGGAATGGCAATTGCCCGCAGCGTTTGAGCATATGAGCTGGTTAGGACGGGGCGGAGAAACCTATGCCGACCGCAATTTCGAGCCGGTCGGAATTTACAGCAGCACGGTTGATGATGAGTGGACGGATTATTCCCGCCCGCAGGAAAACGGAAATAAAACAGAGGTACGCTGGGCGGCCTTCACGGATACGGAAGGTAAGGGGCTGCTGATTTCCGCACAGGGTGATCCGCTGAGTATCGGCGCGCGGCATTACAGTCAGCAGACGATGCGCGACTCAAAGTACAGCTTCCAGATGGAGCGTTCCGACGGTATATTCCTGAATATCGATGCGGTCCAAAGCGGGGTGGGCGGAATAGACTCCTGGAGAACCCCCCCTATGCAGCATTACAGGCTGCGCGACAAAACCTGCCGCTATACATTCCGCATGCTGCCGCTGGCAGGAGGGGTGCATGAGACCCTGGCCCGTCGATCAGCTCATTCCCCGCCGGCTATGGATACGGTTGTTCCCGATGCCTCTCTGCTTCCGGAAATAAAACCCCGCGACAGCCGGCAGAAAGGCCGGAACAAAAAGAAGAAGAATCAATAA
- a CDS encoding sulfatase family protein, which yields MNKRAFFIFAAAALLVAGAVQAGAPNIVWIMLEDWCPDLSCYGTKGIETPVCDQLAAEGVRYENAFCTAPVCSTSRSAMMTGFHQNYIGANQHRTARKMQRPLPEGIKPLPVRLKEAGYYTCLFKGRKTDCNFKTPLGFDSTKGWGGRAKDQPFFAQITLAGTHRTWQRDPQRPIDPAEIELPPYYADTPLARRDWANGLEQMQLCDREIGAILNQLEKEGLSENTLVIVIGDNGRCHIRGKQFMYDPGLQVPVIMRWPGGIEPGQINRGLIQTIDISATILQATGATTETPLHGKDLLGPDPVKRKYVFAARDKMDDTHDAMRMIRSKDYKLIHIHPIGGADGE from the coding sequence ATGAACAAGCGCGCTTTTTTCATATTCGCTGCAGCTGCCCTGCTGGTCGCCGGCGCGGTACAGGCCGGCGCCCCCAACATTGTCTGGATTATGCTGGAGGACTGGTGTCCGGATCTTTCCTGTTATGGAACCAAAGGGATTGAAACACCGGTCTGTGATCAACTGGCGGCCGAGGGGGTTCGTTACGAAAATGCCTTCTGTACGGCGCCGGTCTGTTCTACCTCACGTTCGGCCATGATGACCGGTTTTCATCAGAATTATATCGGGGCGAACCAGCATCGGACAGCGCGGAAAATGCAGCGTCCGCTGCCGGAAGGAATCAAACCGCTTCCGGTTCGTTTAAAAGAGGCGGGTTATTATACCTGTCTGTTTAAAGGACGGAAAACCGACTGTAATTTCAAAACGCCGCTGGGCTTTGACTCCACGAAGGGTTGGGGCGGCCGCGCGAAGGATCAGCCGTTCTTTGCGCAGATCACACTGGCCGGGACCCATCGTACCTGGCAGCGCGATCCGCAGCGTCCGATTGATCCGGCGGAGATCGAACTGCCGCCTTATTATGCCGATACGCCGCTGGCCCGGCGGGACTGGGCGAACGGCCTGGAGCAGATGCAGCTGTGCGACCGGGAGATCGGAGCGATTCTTAACCAACTGGAGAAGGAAGGCCTGTCGGAAAATACACTGGTGATCGTGATTGGAGACAACGGCCGCTGCCACATTCGAGGAAAGCAGTTTATGTATGATCCGGGATTGCAGGTACCGGTGATTATGCGCTGGCCGGGGGGGATTGAGCCGGGACAGATAAACCGCGGTTTAATTCAGACGATTGATATTTCCGCCACCATCCTGCAGGCAACCGGAGCGACGACCGAGACACCCCTGCACGGAAAGGACTTGCTAGGACCGGATCCGGTTAAACGAAAATATGTTTTTGCCGCACGCGACAAGATGGATGATACCCACGATGCGATGCGCATGATTCGTTCTAAAGACTATAAGTTGATTCACATTCATCCCATAGGTGGTGCTGACGGAGAGTAA
- a CDS encoding IS4 family transposase, which translates to MKKQHKHKPAGHRYTTLKQLCNLIPGHMVSSLAQKHGVDIQSRTYTPWSHVVSLLYAHFSHALGLNDVCDALQMNAAALSTIRGAVPPSRNNLSHANKIRNADMAEELYWCMMKHLMDTVPGFAKGKVRRGYLRRFSKTIHALDSTTIQLVANCMDWAKHRRRKAAAKCHLRLDLQSFLPRCAIIDTAKHHDSTMTQSLCAELKPGEIAVFDKAYNKFKLLFELTTHGVWWVGRAKDNMQYKVVRTLETTGHKRILRDEVIEMVVEASKKAYPCELRRVVALVEINGKDVEIAFITNHLEWSAWTVAELYRCRWDIEVFFKEIKQTLQLSDFLGYSANAVRWQIWMGLLVHLLMRCLAFMHGWEHSFKRQFTVVRAVLWRRWNLPALLDSYGTAKPPGRIRGAPEQAYLPGFV; encoded by the coding sequence ATGAAAAAACAACATAAACACAAGCCAGCCGGACATAGGTATACAACCTTGAAACAATTGTGCAATCTGATTCCCGGACACATGGTGTCGAGCCTTGCGCAGAAGCATGGCGTGGACATTCAAAGCCGGACGTACACGCCGTGGAGCCATGTGGTTTCTTTGCTGTACGCCCACTTCTCCCATGCACTCGGACTCAACGATGTGTGCGACGCGCTCCAGATGAACGCGGCGGCGCTCTCTACCATCCGCGGCGCGGTTCCTCCGTCGCGTAACAACCTGAGCCACGCGAACAAGATCCGCAACGCGGACATGGCCGAAGAGCTCTACTGGTGCATGATGAAGCATCTGATGGATACAGTCCCGGGCTTCGCGAAGGGCAAGGTTCGGCGCGGATACCTCCGGCGCTTCAGCAAGACGATCCATGCGCTGGACTCGACCACGATCCAGCTCGTCGCCAACTGCATGGACTGGGCGAAGCATCGCCGCCGCAAGGCTGCGGCCAAGTGCCACCTGCGCCTCGACCTGCAAAGCTTCCTGCCCCGGTGCGCCATCATCGACACGGCGAAGCACCATGACAGCACGATGACCCAAAGCCTGTGCGCCGAGCTCAAACCCGGTGAAATCGCCGTGTTCGACAAGGCCTACAACAAGTTCAAGCTTCTTTTCGAGCTAACAACGCACGGTGTCTGGTGGGTTGGCCGGGCGAAGGACAACATGCAGTACAAGGTGGTGCGCACCCTCGAAACCACCGGGCACAAGCGCATCCTGCGCGACGAGGTCATCGAGATGGTGGTCGAAGCATCGAAGAAAGCCTATCCGTGCGAGTTGCGCCGGGTCGTGGCGCTGGTCGAGATTAACGGCAAGGATGTCGAAATCGCCTTCATCACCAATCACCTGGAGTGGAGCGCGTGGACGGTCGCCGAACTCTACCGTTGCCGCTGGGACATCGAGGTGTTCTTCAAGGAGATCAAGCAGACGCTCCAACTCTCCGACTTCCTGGGCTACAGCGCCAACGCCGTGCGCTGGCAGATCTGGATGGGGCTGCTGGTCCACCTGCTGATGCGCTGCCTCGCGTTCATGCACGGATGGGAGCACAGCTTCAAGCGGCAGTTCACTGTTGTGCGCGCGGTGCTTTGGCGCCGGTGGAACCTGCCCGCCTTGCTGGATTCCTATGGGACAGCCAAACCGCCCGGCCGCATACGGGGTGCGCCGGAACAGGCGTATCTGCCGGGGTTTGTCTAA
- a CDS encoding sulfatase/phosphatase domain-containing protein has translation MKLIHNLMPERAYLQLNEYKEKMYPMLAEMNVLHMQGKLNPAQAAFFAPNKPEFELFDLQADPHEISNLADQPAYATVKEELLDELNRWRASIKDEGVTDAFRSGGRPADYPTRSEAEWQDAVTKWEPWVFRAPDAKVPHPFSTHGAKKNKGKKL, from the coding sequence ATGAAGTTGATTCATAACCTGATGCCGGAGCGGGCCTATCTGCAGCTGAATGAATATAAGGAAAAGATGTATCCGATGCTGGCGGAGATGAATGTGTTGCATATGCAGGGTAAACTGAATCCGGCACAGGCGGCTTTCTTTGCACCGAATAAACCGGAATTCGAACTTTTCGATCTGCAGGCTGATCCGCATGAAATCAGTAACCTGGCTGATCAACCGGCTTATGCAACCGTAAAAGAAGAGTTGCTGGATGAGCTGAACCGCTGGCGGGCGTCGATAAAGGATGAGGGCGTGACAGACGCTTTTCGTAGCGGGGGGAGGCCAGCTGATTATCCGACGCGGAGCGAGGCGGAGTGGCAGGATGCCGTTACCAAGTGGGAACCGTGGGTATTCCGTGCGCCTGATGCCAAGGTGCCGCATCCCTTTTCGACGCATGGCGCCAAGAAGAACAAAGGAAAGAAACTCTGA
- a CDS encoding sulfatase family protein, giving the protein MNGKIRVKLFHGVAMLLMAGGVYALKPNVVIIYGDDVGYGDVGAYGSKLIPTPNIDRLAAEGLRFTDGHCSAGTCTPSRYSLLTGVHGFRHGVAVLPPNAPLTISTEAFTLPELFRQAGYTAGVVGKWHLGIGAKGTPVDWNGEVKPGPLEIDFISSFAALLEEEVPAGEALDSRNMLGALLGKDPDGLPFMIEEAEKRRALRRGDWKYISASKGKKNRGGGPAELYNLKNDPGETRNVIADFPEKAAAMQAELRQLIEQKGIRK; this is encoded by the coding sequence ATGAACGGCAAAATTCGAGTAAAACTTTTTCACGGTGTCGCGATGCTGCTGATGGCCGGGGGTGTTTATGCATTAAAGCCGAATGTGGTCATCATTTATGGGGATGATGTTGGGTACGGCGATGTGGGTGCGTATGGCAGTAAACTGATCCCGACGCCGAACATTGACCGGCTGGCGGCTGAAGGGCTGCGCTTTACCGATGGACATTGTTCAGCCGGCACCTGCACCCCGTCGCGCTATTCGCTGCTGACCGGTGTGCACGGTTTCCGCCACGGTGTGGCGGTACTGCCTCCCAATGCGCCGCTGACGATTTCAACGGAAGCTTTTACGCTGCCTGAACTGTTCCGGCAGGCCGGCTATACCGCCGGGGTGGTAGGGAAATGGCATTTGGGGATTGGTGCCAAAGGAACACCGGTAGATTGGAACGGCGAGGTGAAGCCGGGACCGCTGGAGATCGATTTTATTTCATCCTTTGCCGCCTTATTGGAGGAGGAGGTGCCTGCAGGTGAGGCGCTGGACAGTCGGAATATGCTCGGCGCGCTGCTGGGCAAGGATCCGGACGGTCTGCCCTTTATGATTGAAGAGGCCGAAAAACGGCGGGCGCTGCGCCGGGGGGACTGGAAATATATTTCGGCCTCGAAAGGGAAGAAAAATCGGGGTGGCGGGCCGGCAGAACTCTATAACCTTAAAAACGATCCCGGTGAAACCCGGAATGTAATTGCCGATTTTCCGGAAAAAGCGGCCGCGATGCAGGCGGAACTGAGGCAGCTGATTGAGCAGAAGGGTATTCGGAAATGA